A single window of Psychromonas ingrahamii 37 DNA harbors:
- a CDS encoding putative 2-aminoethylphosphonate ABC transporter substrate-binding protein, protein MKTRLIKTTLAAALALCAANSYATQNVTVYTAFETDLLAKYKNAFENDNPDISIKWVRDSTGIMTAKLLAEKNNPRAEVVWGLAGSSMALLKTEGILKTYTPKGLAALDPSLNDPQADQAWFGNDAFFNAICFNDIVAEQYNLPLPTSWDDLTKPVYKGHIAMPNPASSGTGYMQVSAWLQNMGEGKAWNYMTELDKNISHYTHSGSKPCVQAGMGEVAIGISMASRGTKLKTQGAPLTLVTPEGIGWESEAVGLVKDNAAAKRVVDWSVSKQANELYIEVYPVVGHKDVHKEVKNFPNVKPVMAKMDFARMGDQRAQVLKTWSEKFDSKSEPRS, encoded by the coding sequence ATGAAAACTCGTTTGATAAAAACAACACTCGCAGCAGCGTTGGCATTATGTGCTGCAAATAGTTATGCAACACAGAATGTAACGGTTTATACCGCATTTGAAACAGACCTTTTAGCAAAATATAAAAACGCTTTTGAAAATGATAATCCGGATATTTCTATCAAATGGGTACGTGATTCAACGGGTATTATGACCGCAAAATTATTAGCCGAAAAGAATAACCCCCGTGCCGAAGTTGTTTGGGGACTCGCAGGATCTTCAATGGCTTTATTAAAAACTGAAGGCATCTTAAAAACTTATACACCAAAAGGTCTCGCCGCGTTAGATCCCTCGTTAAATGATCCTCAGGCGGATCAGGCCTGGTTTGGTAATGATGCCTTTTTTAATGCTATTTGTTTTAACGATATAGTGGCTGAACAGTACAACTTACCACTGCCAACATCATGGGATGATTTAACAAAACCTGTCTATAAAGGTCATATCGCTATGCCAAATCCAGCCTCATCGGGTACGGGTTATATGCAGGTATCAGCATGGTTACAAAATATGGGTGAAGGAAAAGCCTGGAACTACATGACAGAATTGGATAAAAATATCTCTCATTATACACATTCGGGTTCAAAACCTTGTGTGCAGGCAGGCATGGGCGAAGTGGCTATTGGTATTTCCATGGCAAGTCGCGGCACTAAGCTAAAAACACAAGGTGCACCACTGACATTAGTGACGCCCGAGGGAATTGGTTGGGAATCTGAAGCGGTGGGTTTAGTAAAAGACAATGCTGCAGCTAAACGTGTTGTTGACTGGTCTGTTTCCAAACAAGCGAATGAATTATATATAGAAGTGTACCCTGTGGTTGGGCATAAAGACGTACATAAAGAAGTCAAAAACTTCCCGAATGTGAAACCCGTGATGGCAAAAATGGATTTTGCGCGTATGGGTGACCAGAGAGCACAAGTGTTAAAAACATGGTCTGAAAAATTCGATAGCAAATCAGAACCAAGAAGTTAA
- the phnW gene encoding 2-aminoethylphosphonate--pyruvate transaminase, which yields MNNEYLLLTPGPLSTSKTVRNAMLKDWCTWDDQYNKEIVEVIRDKLVKLATTQKNYTCVLMQGSGTASVEATIGSVIDKQGKLLVIDNGSYGARMAEIAHYLALDCVVLAPGETTQPDLQLLESTLLNDPKITHVAMVHCETTTGMLNPLEDFCRIAKAHNKVTIVDAMSSFGGIEMDIGQLNIDFMISSANKCIQGVPGFAFVIAKQSVLQECKGLARSLTLDLYAQWQCMQENNGKWRFTSPTHTVRAFYQALLELEEEGGIGERQQRYITNQKKLVTGMRELGFKTLLPDALHSPIITSFHSPSSPEYDFKRFYVLLKAAGFVIYPGKVSNADCFRIGNIGEVYPEDIDKLMIAIKNVIYWQVAA from the coding sequence ATGAACAATGAATATTTACTACTGACCCCCGGGCCGTTATCAACCTCTAAAACAGTGCGTAATGCCATGCTTAAAGATTGGTGTACTTGGGATGATCAATATAATAAAGAAATTGTTGAGGTGATTAGGGATAAACTGGTAAAGCTTGCCACCACACAAAAAAACTATACCTGCGTTTTAATGCAGGGCTCGGGCACGGCGTCCGTTGAAGCGACCATCGGCAGTGTTATCGACAAACAAGGCAAATTATTAGTCATTGATAATGGCTCCTATGGTGCGAGAATGGCCGAAATTGCGCACTATCTTGCGCTTGACTGTGTTGTGCTTGCACCCGGTGAAACAACTCAGCCTGATTTACAACTGCTTGAAAGCACGCTGCTTAATGACCCGAAGATTACTCATGTTGCTATGGTGCACTGCGAAACCACCACGGGAATGTTAAATCCCCTTGAAGATTTTTGTCGCATTGCTAAAGCCCATAACAAAGTCACTATTGTCGATGCTATGTCCAGTTTTGGTGGCATTGAGATGGATATTGGGCAATTGAATATCGACTTTATGATTAGCTCTGCCAATAAATGCATTCAAGGTGTGCCCGGGTTTGCTTTTGTGATTGCTAAACAGAGTGTTTTGCAGGAATGCAAAGGGTTAGCCCGTTCACTGACCTTAGATTTATATGCTCAGTGGCAATGTATGCAGGAAAATAATGGTAAATGGCGATTCACCTCACCCACTCATACGGTACGTGCATTTTATCAGGCCTTGCTGGAATTAGAAGAAGAAGGCGGCATTGGAGAGCGTCAACAACGTTATATCACTAACCAAAAAAAATTAGTAACAGGCATGCGTGAATTAGGTTTTAAAACACTTTTACCCGATGCTCTACATTCGCCGATTATCACTTCATTCCATTCTCCAAGCTCACCTGAATATGACTTCAAACGTTTCTATGTGTTATTAAAAGCAGCAGGTTTTGTGATTTATCCGGGCAAAGTATCCAATGCCGATTGTTTCCGTATTGGCAATATTGGCGAGGTTTATCCTGAAGATATTGATAAGCTAATGATTGCCATAAAAAATGTTATTTACTGGCAAGTCGCTGCATGA
- a CDS encoding aspartate aminotransferase family protein — MNKVMPDKAHLRSEGDLNTTKARQDWQHKQQHQQTKTLLKRDADVFLHQAMSTPCLNSLASAEGIYITDSSGHSYMDFHGNNVHQLGYGHPVLIEKVTKQISQLPFSPRRFTNETAIECAEKLSEICGGELNRVLFAPGGTSVIGMALKLARYISGNYKVVSLWDSFHGASLDAISVGGEACFREGMGPLMAGVERIPPPVTYRGALTSPDGSDLHYADYLEYVIEKEGGIGAFIAEAVRNTDVQVPSKAYWKRIREICDKHNVLLIIDDIPNGMGRSGHWFTHQAFDIEPDILCIGKGLGGGLVPMAAMITKDKYNTATHISLGHYTHEKSPIGCAAALATIQIIEQEQLLSQVKLHSLYIEQRLLKLKENHPLIGDIRGIGLLWAVELVTDRNTKTRAFDQAEALLYECLAQGLSFKISQGNVIQLSPPLIISHTQLQNALDLFEQALKNITQDSHYEECHEQHHK, encoded by the coding sequence ATGAATAAAGTCATGCCTGATAAGGCACATCTGCGCAGTGAAGGTGATCTAAATACCACAAAAGCCAGGCAAGACTGGCAACATAAACAGCAGCATCAACAGACAAAAACACTGCTAAAACGGGATGCCGATGTGTTTTTACATCAAGCTATGTCAACACCCTGTTTAAACAGTTTAGCGTCAGCTGAAGGTATTTATATCACCGACAGCAGTGGTCATTCTTATATGGATTTCCACGGTAATAATGTCCATCAATTAGGTTATGGCCACCCTGTACTGATTGAAAAAGTAACCAAGCAAATAAGTCAATTACCCTTTTCACCGCGGCGTTTTACTAATGAAACGGCCATTGAATGCGCTGAAAAGCTCAGTGAGATTTGCGGTGGAGAGTTAAACCGGGTGTTATTTGCACCCGGTGGCACCTCGGTGATTGGCATGGCATTAAAACTGGCGCGATATATTAGTGGAAATTATAAAGTAGTTTCCCTTTGGGATTCCTTTCACGGAGCGTCACTGGATGCGATTTCAGTCGGGGGAGAAGCCTGTTTTCGTGAAGGTATGGGGCCATTAATGGCAGGCGTTGAGCGTATTCCACCGCCTGTTACCTACCGTGGTGCATTGACCAGTCCCGATGGTAGTGATCTGCATTATGCGGATTACCTTGAATATGTAATTGAAAAAGAAGGCGGCATTGGGGCTTTTATTGCAGAAGCCGTGCGAAATACCGATGTGCAGGTGCCAAGCAAAGCTTACTGGAAACGTATTCGTGAGATTTGTGATAAACATAATGTGTTATTAATTATCGATGATATCCCTAACGGCATGGGCCGCAGTGGCCACTGGTTTACTCATCAGGCATTTGATATTGAACCCGATATTCTTTGTATCGGCAAAGGCTTAGGGGGCGGATTAGTACCGATGGCCGCCATGATAACCAAAGATAAATACAATACCGCTACCCATATTTCTCTGGGGCATTATACCCATGAGAAAAGCCCTATTGGTTGCGCAGCGGCACTTGCTACCATCCAAATCATTGAACAGGAGCAACTGCTCAGTCAAGTTAAGCTGCATAGTTTATATATTGAGCAGCGTTTATTAAAGCTTAAAGAAAATCACCCTTTGATTGGTGATATCCGCGGCATTGGTTTGCTCTGGGCGGTAGAATTAGTGACCGATAGAAACACTAAAACCCGCGCATTTGATCAAGCCGAAGCCCTGTTATATGAATGCCTGGCACAAGGGCTTAGCTTTAAAATATCTCAGGGTAATGTGATCCAGCTCAGCCCCCCGCTTATTATCAGCCACACACAATTACAGAATGCACTTGATCTCTTTGAACAAGCCCTTAAAAATATAACTCAGGATTCACATTATGAAGAATGCCATGAACAGCACCATAAATAA
- the phnX gene encoding phosphonoacetaldehyde hydrolase, with the protein MNSTINNDINNDINNDINNDINNTQSNSPIEAVIFDWAGTIVDFGSFAPTTIFVESFQKEYDFAITLQEARVPMGLGKWDHIQAVGKLPSVATRWQAQFGKAMDNADIDQIYNTFIPLQKVKVVDHADPILNAINVVNDLKKQGIKIGSCSGYPRAVMDVLIPAAAENGYLPDCVVATDDLPYGGRPAPHMALKNVIELGVNSVTNCIKVDDSTPGIEEGHNAGMWTVALLLSGNEAGLTAQEYQQASVQTLNKAREKARLIMKKSNPHYLIDTINDLPAVIKEIELRLIKGERP; encoded by the coding sequence ATGAACAGCACCATAAATAACGACATAAATAACGACATAAATAACGACATAAATAACGACATAAATAACACACAATCAAACTCCCCTATTGAAGCAGTTATCTTTGACTGGGCCGGTACTATTGTTGACTTTGGCTCATTTGCACCAACCACTATTTTTGTGGAATCTTTTCAAAAAGAGTATGACTTTGCCATTACCCTGCAGGAAGCACGTGTACCCATGGGACTCGGTAAATGGGATCATATTCAAGCGGTGGGTAAATTACCGAGTGTAGCAACCCGCTGGCAAGCACAGTTTGGTAAAGCCATGGACAATGCCGATATTGACCAGATCTACAATACTTTTATTCCCCTGCAAAAAGTCAAAGTGGTTGATCATGCAGACCCTATTTTAAATGCGATTAACGTGGTGAATGATTTAAAAAAACAGGGCATCAAAATTGGATCATGCAGCGGTTATCCGCGTGCCGTAATGGATGTATTGATTCCTGCTGCTGCCGAAAATGGCTATTTACCCGATTGTGTTGTGGCCACTGACGATTTACCTTACGGTGGCCGACCTGCACCTCATATGGCCCTTAAAAATGTAATTGAACTTGGGGTTAACAGTGTAACAAACTGTATTAAAGTCGATGATTCGACACCGGGTATTGAGGAAGGCCATAATGCAGGGATGTGGACGGTGGCACTTTTATTGTCAGGAAATGAAGCGGGATTAACGGCACAGGAATATCAACAGGCAAGTGTACAGACCTTGAATAAAGCGCGTGAAAAAGCACGTTTAATTATGAAAAAATCCAATCCGCATTATTTGATTGATACTATTAACGATTTACCTGCTGTGATCAAAGAGATTGAGTTACGTTTAATCAAAGGTGAGCGTCCATAA
- a CDS encoding NAD(P)-dependent oxidoreductase codes for MMKVAFIGLGVMGYPMAGFLKQAGHDVCVYNRTLAKAQKWQQQYQGSIGLTPREAAQDAEIVFSCVGNDNDLRAVVLGEDGMLAGMKSGAILVDHTTASADVARELAALCAEQGKGFLDAPVSGGQAGAEKGILTIMIGGDSAVFEKVCPVIDAYARCAERIGDVGSGQLAKMVNQICIAGAVQGLAEAIHFAKCADLDVNKVIDVISKGAAQSWQMENRHQAMIDNSYEFGFAVDWMRKDLAITLNEARHNKANLPVTAVVDQFYGEVQGMGGSRWDTASLHARLEKFTDK; via the coding sequence ATTATGAAGGTTGCATTTATCGGCTTAGGCGTTATGGGTTACCCGATGGCAGGATTTTTAAAGCAGGCGGGTCATGATGTTTGTGTCTATAACCGCACATTAGCCAAGGCACAGAAGTGGCAGCAACAATATCAGGGCAGCATAGGCCTGACTCCACGTGAAGCCGCTCAAGACGCTGAAATTGTGTTTAGCTGTGTTGGCAATGACAATGATTTACGCGCGGTTGTTTTGGGTGAAGATGGCATGCTGGCAGGAATGAAGAGCGGCGCTATATTAGTTGATCATACAACGGCATCTGCCGATGTTGCTCGTGAACTGGCAGCGCTCTGTGCTGAGCAAGGCAAAGGATTTCTCGACGCACCGGTATCCGGTGGTCAGGCGGGCGCAGAAAAGGGTATTTTAACCATTATGATTGGCGGTGACAGCGCGGTATTTGAGAAAGTGTGTCCGGTTATTGATGCCTATGCTCGCTGTGCTGAACGGATTGGTGATGTGGGCAGTGGTCAGCTGGCTAAAATGGTTAACCAGATCTGTATTGCCGGCGCGGTGCAAGGCTTGGCTGAGGCGATTCATTTTGCCAAATGTGCCGATCTTGATGTCAATAAAGTCATTGATGTGATCTCCAAAGGCGCGGCGCAGTCGTGGCAAATGGAGAATCGTCATCAGGCAATGATCGACAATAGTTATGAATTTGGTTTTGCGGTTGACTGGATGCGCAAAGATTTAGCGATTACGCTTAATGAAGCACGCCACAATAAGGCAAACTTACCAGTGACAGCAGTAGTCGATCAGTTTTATGGTGAAGTGCAAGGCATGGGGGGAAGTCGCTGGGACACCGCAAGCTTACATGCCCGGTTAGAAAAATTTACCGATAAATAA